The nucleotide window TTCCGTCCAAGTTTTCTGCCGCTCTGGATACGCTGGAGGAAACAGAGGCGGAAGAGACAACCGCCGAGGATGAGACGGCCGCAGAGGGTGAAACTGCGTCTCAGGAATAAAAATTTATAAAATAAAAAATTTTCTCTCCAGAGCTGACAGCTTTCTCCACGCCAGCCAATTTTGTTTTCGGTTGAACCACAGTAAAAGCGGCATACTAAAAATGATGATTCGTTATGAACGAACGTATCGTCATTATGCGGTGAAAGGAGATTAGCTATGGAATGTACTTGTAATGGTAAGCCTCATATGGAGGGCTTTAAGCAGGAATGTACCTGTGTGCTGGCCATGGGAACCGTTCCGATGCAGCCTTTCGGT belongs to Qiania dongpingensis and includes:
- a CDS encoding spore coat associated protein CotJA encodes the protein MECTCNGKPHMEGFKQECTCVLAMGTVPMQPFGEIYEPKEALKQGTMFRNLDLPFFKGGEILGR